Genomic DNA from Gossypium hirsutum isolate 1008001.06 chromosome A01, Gossypium_hirsutum_v2.1, whole genome shotgun sequence:
agtttattcattaaagtctcccctgttttgctatttgacagttctgaccactcttcactaaaatttaattatctctttaaacagaattcaaatgatgttataatttgtttcttataaaaatagactcattaaggaatttaaccatataaagtatgtaacaaaattatttttttataatttttagtgatttttccaagtcagaacaagggTTCTtgaaatcattctgaaccagtctcacaaaaatataaatatctcagaatacagaattactttactttctctatttattttatataaaaatagactcaataagctttaattccatatcacCCTTAGcttctaattaaatttctatcatttttggtgatttttcaaagttagcctattaCTACTGTCTAAAACTACTTTAGTGCAACATattgattaccaagtttataacactcctatttccattttctaccatatttcccattattttctctcatttcccttcactaatatatcaaaaacatggaaccatataaaataaaactctacattaacatcaattccatgctttttcaacaatattagacttaaaaatatattgaaatcttaatgttcttaccttttcttattaacttcaatctttaacttgatttttctctctcctccagcttctatttcttgaatccaacttgatattcttgctccccatcatctccttgctatctttctctcttgatggctatggaaattctttcaatttttaggtgagaataatgaatttttggtgaaaggactaaattgtaaagaaagaaaatttcttttcttcttactctttctcacgttggtttgcatggaaaggaaagatgatgaaaattcttcatctctctttccttatatactaaataaataataataaaataatattaaatatctcataaaatattaataaaataatatttatctaattaattaattaaaaatatcatcaacataatcattacattctagaattctctctcttactaattgaccattttgcccttcatgatcttttagaattccatccttgagtcatcatttaatttggtaaaattgtaatttagtccctcatagttcttcacttattcaatttgatcctaatttatccattttccgtagtttctagatcattctacccttaaaatatttacactattggtccttcaacttttcatatttacactttaaccccttaagttttgagtatttactcttaggcaacaaaacttttctgacttttacaatttagtcctttcctgaatcaagatatcataatttacttcccaatgttgccataactcaagacttccctttttatcactttatttccttattttattatattaaggataatatatTACTGTAAagattttcggggtattacattctCACAGATTTCTCAATAGTCACACAGTTGTTAGAAAATATAACAGATGGAAAAAAGAAACATATGCAAGAAGAGAAGAGATAACAAATAGCATGGATCAATGATCATATATTAAGGTGAAAACACCAAACTGTTTACAAAAGGAATGAAGGGCAAAATATGGCCAAATTTTCCTACAATTCACCacaattgaacaaatgtgaattGTAgggaaatttacaaaaaaattcagTGACTATGCCTAAGTTTATCAACAGTAGCAATCAtaggaaaatttacaaaaaaaattatctgCCAAGTTAATAAATCAGTAGCAGGCAAATTTACATATTTTCAAAAAGTTAACAAAATGCAGTCTATTCACATCATCATCAATGGTCTGTCATGGATGACTCTTGAGTAGAAAGTATTCATCTAACAGTGGTTGGTTTTCTCTTGAATGGAAGCTTTTGTCTTAGGGCAGCTTGTTGATGAGTTGGGGCAGTAGGTAACTGAGTTAGGGCAGCCTGTTGAGTTGGGGTACCCTCTTGCTGATTTGGGGTAGCCTGTTGCTGAGTTAGGACACCAACTTTATGTCTTTTAACCTACAAGAACAAGAGAAATCTGAAAAACAAACAAATTCATACATAGAAGTATATTGTAACTTAACTTAAGACAAATGACTTACTAAAATGTTTTGGCCAACTTCCCCTTTGCAACTCCTCTTATTGTGGCCTACTCTTTTGCATTTACCGCACCTTATCTCCACCCCTCTCTTACTCAACCTTTCTGTTGTTTGTGGTTCATCAGGTTCTTCCCTTCTCACCTTAGTAGGTCTGCCAGATGGCCTTCTTAGTGGAGGAGGCAATATTGGTGGCATGTTTGACAAAGAGGCCCATTGTTTAGGACCCCTTACTAAACTTACAAAGTTGGAGTAAATTTGAAGTTGGGTTTGCTTGGTATACCAAATTTGTACATAGGTCTCTGGGAACTCTTCTTTTAAATGAATGACAgctaatgcatgcatgcaagggATGCCAGTGAGATCCCAATTCTTGTAGGAGCAGGAATTCTCAACTAAGTCCACCACATGCTGGCTATCTAGACCACATTCAACCTGATACTTGTCCCCACCAGCATGTGATGGAACACACCTAAAAAACAGTCATCATGCTTGTTTAAAACATAATCACTAAAAAAATGATACACACACCCCTAAAAAAACAGccccaccaacatgcatattataaaaaaaatactcactgcatgcatattaaaaaatattcaacACACCAACAATCACTGtatgcatattaaaaaatattcaacACACCAACAATCAGTGCATGCATATTAAAAACATTCACTAAAATAGCATGTGATCAGCAACATGAAGTTAGAATATAGGCATCAGAAAGAATATTTACTTTAATGAGTCTTTTATATTTACATCCACCTTTTTCTTGATCTTTGGACACAACATTCCATTCCATTTGTcagcttcttctttcttcttgacaATAAGCAACATAATCTTAATCCTTATTGTTTCCATCATGGTTAGGATAGGTTTCCCTCTTGCTTCCAGTATCATCTGTCAGTAAACAACATAAATGATTAATGAATTGCTAATTATTAGTAAGAAACATAAAACATAGGGGTTTACCTTGTTAAATGATTCAAAAAGATTACTCACCAACATGTCAGAATGACCCCTAATTGAGAAGTGAGACATTGACCAGTGAGTAAGGTTCTTTTCCTTCAACCAATCATAAGTATGCTGATTGGTTTTTCCTCAGTTCATCCATGGCATCCTCAAACTCCCTTGTAGTGCTTGCTCTGGCAGCTTTCCAAAGCAAATCTTTCAATTCCTTTGTTCGAAAACCAGCCTTCTTGAAATTGGCATATAGGTGCCTAACACAGTATCTTGTTTTTGCATTAGGAAACAATATACATATTGCTTCTACAAGTCCCtacaattagaaaaaaaatagtttaattctTTGACAAACCCTAATAGAAACaacataaaagaataaataaataaagttttacCTTTTGTTTGTCAGACATGAAAGATATCTCACAATTTCCAAGTCTATTGCAAGCAACTCTAAGAACCAAAGCCATGATGCTTGGTTTTCACTTTCGACAGCAGCATATGCAAGAGGATAGATGCCATTATTTGCATCTATCCCAACAGCTGCATGCAAGTAGCCACCATAGTATCCCTTCAAGAAACATCCATCTAAACCTACTATCCTCCTACAACCAGCCTTATAGCCATCTTTGCATACCTGCAGACAGACATACATCCTTTGAAACAACCTGTTATCCAAATAACAGATTGTTGTTGTTCCCTCATTTTGGGTCCTAACCTCCAACATAAACTGATAAATCTTCTCATATTGAGCTTTATGAGCTcctttaattaattcaaataccCTAAGTTTAGCTCTCCTACATTTGGTTAGTGAGACTAAACAACAAAAATCTCTTTTCACATTATGTTGTAATGATTTTAGTGAATAATCAGGATCAATAATGAATTTTTCTTTATAATGTTCACCATCCAAGCTGAGGTTACATTCGtatttttatagactttagaacaAGTATGGCTAGGGTATAAACTCTTAATTTGCCAAGTCTGGTCAGTAGGGTcattagggtttagcctagaaGCCAATATGAACCAAGAATATTTTCCACTGCAGACTGCCTTTAacctttttaaatcatttttgggaaacttaataaaataactattcaaCCTACCATACTGCTTGGCAGCTTCTTTTAGACTGTCTTTAGACTTAAAAAACATTCCAACCTTCAGTCTAGGATTACTTATGTCATTCTCTAGGTTGAACTCAGGCCAATTTTGGCCATCTGAGTCAGACCCATATGTACTATCTAACCTCCCAGAATCATCACTATCACACAGTTCATCTACTTCTATACTATCCATGTTTAAACCATCTAAAATAACTCTTTCAGATGCATCACTATCACTACCAGACACATCGCTACCAGACATGTTTTCTTTATTCTCATTAAAATTATCATCAATTAAACCTGCCAAACAAAGTACTCATCAATAAAGGCAAACAATATAGGCAAACACTTTAACCATTTCTGTCAGACAATAACAAATACAAAATACCcaataatttaatacaaacacTTCTGTCATGCACATGGCAGACAACAAccaatacaaaaattaatttaatcaaacacAATTATTTTTCTCATGCACATGGCAAACAATAATAGGCAATAACCAGTACAATAAAGAAGGTAAAtaacaaattttgattttgtcacATACAATAGGATCTTGGATACAAACAATAATAGATATACACAATAAACATTAGTTTGATAATGGCATTCATACAATGGCAGATACAAATAATGGCAGATATACACAATAAACATCAGTTTGATAATGGCATTCATACAATGGCAGATATACACAATAAACATCAGTTTGATAATGGAATTCGTACAATGGCAGATACGCTAATTAACTCTAAATCGAAATAACAAcattgaaatccaaaaaatttaaaactaaatgcAACAACTTACCCGTTAAAGTGGATGTAACAACACTGGTGGCTTCTCTTCTATTGCCTATTGTCGCTGACAGTAAAAAACACTGAATGGTTTCTGGTTCGTCTTCTTTTCTCCCCAAACAAAATAGACAATCATACCCTAAACCTTATACCCTGTTAATCGATTATTGAATTGATTTCTAACCTTAAACCCTTCTTAATCAATTCCCAATTCagtttaaaccctaaaaccccccAAATCACGATCGAAATTTCCCAAATCGATTTTCCTTTCCCCCCCAAATCCTTTTAAACCTAATCTGCTTTTAACCCTAAAACATTAACTCATAACCCTTCAAATTTTTTCCCTAAACCCGCCCCAAACCAAGCACCCATCAGCCATCgccaacgtggcaagttaacttgccacgtcaGGAATCCCGTTAACACCCTAACGATAATCGTTAATCagtgactattttgtcacttttttataacgttggtgactgttttgtaactttttgaaagttgagtgactaaaatgaaacctaggtgactATTTTGTCAGCAACCCCAAAGTTGGGTGACtgttagtgtaatttacccttaaaaatattaactctactattgattgagtcttaactgaATTGGTATCAGTATTATTGCTAATATAGGAGGACATAAATTTGAGTGTACTGAAGCGCATtgtcctcctatttaagggttggaaaGAGTTATGGCTAGTTCTATCCATTATATTAAAAAGAACacatataataaaaacatataataagattaatacaaaaaaaatattaattttactaaataataaatattaactctattccaatttaatttttttagcaaAAGCAAAGATTTCTACTTTCCACTTCCGATCTTCGGCGTCCAACTAATTTGGGTGATCATTAAATATTCCAATTCCAACAATAATATACGTAATAACATACGGAGTACCGTTAAGTGTCTTAAAGACAATTCTACCCTCATCGAAATCTCCAAAACAACCAAAGCCATTGAGTAAATTTTAGGTCACCGAATAGTGAAATCTGTCATTCCAAATTTAAATTTGCCAGGTTTAGGTCAAAAGATTATCCGTGACAATTCTCGAGTAAAAATAGGAAAGTTTTAGGCTTTAGCTTTATTACGGCTGGCCTCCCTCCCTTACTCACCTGTTTTTAGGGTTTCATTGATTTCGGTTTGCTGAGTATCGTCGCCCCCCAGAACTTTCTTTACTTCCACTTTTTGCCAGAACATTCTGCATCTCGATGTTTGGagtcttttgtttcttttaaggtTTCATCTCAAGGCAAGCAGAAAGAAGAACCGGTTTCTTGTGGTTCTTTCTAAACCGATCGATTCATTTCTAGGTCCCCAGAACTTTGGGGGGATTAGGGTTTTTGCTTTGATGGCTCTGTAAATGTGAGTTTTCCTGCCTTTTAGTATGTGCCTTCTTTCTTTGAAGTTTTGACGTTTTGTTCTGCAATTTTTGGTTTCAAGAAATTTaggatttctttccatttttcttttctgttaGATCGTCTTGTTAATTAGCTGATTTTGGAATAATTATATCATATCTGGGTTGATTTCGATTCCTTTCTATGGCGGATTTAGattattatattgatttttttaattgaaatcaaGCTCAGgtgaactttttttatttttacttttctctattttgtttcatttaacgTTATTTATATGTATCGGATTATCGTTTGcaatctttttctttattttggtccatttgtttctttatttatttagttgGTTTATTAACTTGGTGTCTGCAAACGTTTGCCTTTCTTTCCAGGTTTCTAAATTCCTGCTGTTTTTTGAAGGGAGAGCAGGAATTATCTATGTTTTTAGTACTCTAAGGTTTAGATGTGTTAAAAAGTTATGAGATATTCTTCTGCATATAGTAGTGACTTTTGTGTTCTCTGTAATAGACTGTTCGAAGCAAAATTGCTTTGCTTAAGAGGATAAGATGCCATCTACTTATTTTTGGAGACTGAGGAGTGCAGTTCAGAATGGAATTCAGAGAACAGAGTGCGGGAGTCAGGATTCAATAGAAGTTCTGATAGGTACAGGGAAGCTTGGGTTTGGGAATTACAGGTTTTTTCACTCTTTAAGATTTTCGAGGCTTGTGGATTTGCGAGGACTTTTGCAACCCGGGACTGTTTTGGCTGCAAGATCTGATTCTCACGTGGCTAACCGAAGAAGGAACATTTCTGTTGTGGGAGCAGTTTCTCGAACCATATCTGTTCCATCTGTTTCAGGCCCTGCTTTCCAGGTTTGTGGGTATCATATTGATAGTGTACTTGCTGACTCCAGTCAAATATCGTCAGTGAGCAAATTACAGAGTAAACCTATGGCTGCTTCTGGTTCTAGAGTTGTAATCGGTGGATATCTTGTTGATACATCAAAGCTAAAGCATGAGCACCTTTCATCATCAAAAAGTAGTACCAACATCTTTTACAGCAATAAAAGTTTGAATAGCTGCATACAAGCTAGAATGAGTTTGAAAAACCCTGAGAAACCTAACAATTCACCAATATATGGATATTTCATGTATAGTGTTGGAAAAAGGTGGTGCAATTTTGATAGTCTGTTAGGTTCAGGTTCCAGTGCTTTCCATAGCTCATTGCATTGTTTATCAGCGGGGACTTTGCCTGATGTTTCCTTTGATAATTCCAGAAGTGAGGAACAGGGTAACAATTCCTCCGTGTCATCAGAAGAGTATGTTTTCTGTGCACTTTTCAATTTCCTTTTACTAAATTATTACAATATCTTAGCATTTTGTATTTATGCCATGTTTGACAATCATGACAGGAAGATTTCTGCTGGCAAAACTCTGAAGCTGCTTTCGGGATCATGTTATCTTCCCCATCCTGACAAAGAAGATACTGGAGGAGAGGACGCACATTTCATATGTGCAGATGAACAAGCAGTAGGTGTAGCAGACGGAGTTGGTGGCTGGGCAGATCTAGGTGTCGATGCAGGTCTGTATTCTCGGGAACTCATGTCTAACTCCGTATCTGCTATCCGAGAGGAGCCCAAAGGTTCAATTGACCCTGCAAGAGTCTTAGAGAAAGCTCACTCTAGCACAAAAGCTAAAGGTTCCTCAACAGCGTGCATCATAGCACTCACAGACCAGGTAAGCCTTTTATGTTCTGGGCTTTTGCCTATCATGTCCGGTTTCTAATTCCAATGTGGGTTGCTGTGCTTAAAATGAACTGAGGATCTAATAACTTGAAATTAGGTGTCTTTATCCAAATGAATTTGCAAGGGATTTCATCTTTTATGTAGAGAAACCTGAAATGGGCCTTAGCCAGAAGTTATCCTTGTATCTGACCTTAATGAGGGCTAAAATCCTGGTACCGGTGACTCGTGGTACCTTGGTAAAACTTGAAATGATGTCATAAATTAAATTTAGGCTTTATGTAGTAATATGCATTCCTCTTTGacttttaaaattagaaattacaCCAATTACCTTCTTCTTGGATTACTGAATGAAGTTACTTGCTCGATAGTATAATAGATTTTGGTCCTTACTGCAGGGTCTTCATGCTATAAATTTGGGGGACAGTGGTTTTATGGTTGTTCGAGATGGATGCACTATATTTAGATCCCCTGTTCAGCAGCATGATTTTAACTTCACATATCAACTTGAGAGTGGAAGTAATGGTGATTTACCTAGCTCTGGTCAGGTACATATGTTCCCCTTGTGCTATTACTGGAAAAGGTCCTTTATTTTGAGttataatgaaattttttattttgttatcttattgaaaaaaaaaattctgtttCAATGGATATTTGCTCTGGTGGCCCTGGGATGTTAGATGATTGATTTTGCTGACATTTCCTGCTGATAATgacttcaaaatatttaaataggaAAGGATATCCTTTTGTATTTCTCAAACTGATAGGTCAACCAAATTATTAATTAAGCATTGGTTTTCTGTGTTACCATATTAAACAATAGTTTCAAGCTTGGTTATTTATGTTAGGCTTTTATTTTACTTGATTGTTATGAAATATCTGAATGACCTGAATCTTCCGGCCTGATCAGGTCTTTGCAGTTCCTGTTGCTCCTGGAGATGTTATCATTGCTGGCACAGATGGACTGTTCGATAACTTGTACAATAACGAAATTACTGCAGTGGTGGTTCATGCGGTGAGAGCTGGTTTGGGGCCTCAAGTGACTGCTCAGAAGATAGCAGCATTGGCAAGGCAACGAGCACAGGATAGAGACCGACAAACACCTTTCTCCACTGCTGCTCAAGATGCTGGATTCCGTTATTATGGTGGAAAGCTTGATGACATTACTGTTGTTGTGTCATACATTACCAGCTCCGAAGAAGtatgtttctttgtttctttctctcTTGCATTTGCTCttaatcctttctttctttctttctttcttttacggAATCAAAAGAGGATAGTTCATTCATGTTGCCTTCCAGAGCTCATTGCTTAAACCTGTTTTCTCTTTTACCTGGATTGTATGCTTTTCTTCCTGAACACACACTACTCTTCCTACCTAGCCTAGAGTTGGGCTGTCACCTTCCCATTTGACCTACGTCATAAAATAAAACATCGGGGACAATTCCATTTTGTTGGTTTTAGTGAAGCCTTTTGATTTCCAACATAAACGTAATCGTAACTGTTAAAAAGAGATGTGTTAAAGAACATTGGTACTTGTCTTTGATCCATGCTAATAATTTCATGTTTACTTTTGTAAGGCTGCTAATGTGTTTTAATTCTTAGTTAATGCAGGAGAACAAGTCTAGGTGAAGTTAGTGAAGCTGGTATGGCCTGTGATCCAAATTTCGTTTATCAGTTGATCAGTTGGCATTGGGCGATGGAATGGATGATTGGATCTTTGTTTTGTACTATAGTTAGCAATCAACCAACTTTCCCCCTCTTCTTTTTGATGaattattcttttaccatatGCTTCCGTCAAGTTCCTTTCCTCTGGAtccatattcaaaccacaacatttgtaaatatatattgcTGGTAGACTATTTCTTTATGAAATTAAATGTTGTTGctggaaaataaaaatcaaatataaggCCTTGCCCTGTTAGTAGAATTCATAGAATTGGAACTGGAAGTTGATTTAACCGGTGAAAAAATTGATTCAGTCGgtaaaatgtttattatattaaattaaaatcttatgtcctaaaattacaagaagcatAATTGAAGTATTGTTCAAAATAACTCACATGATTTATACGAAGACTTGAATATGACCTGCAAGTAAaatctttagattttttattcTGAAAcaggaaattaaaaataaaaggaaaataaaatcgTAACGAAACTAAGTCATTCTCTGAAATTTGGGTGGATCCAGTTAGATCCGATACTGCAGAAAACAAGTCAATGGAATGCTAGCGAAGAACCATTTAGCTGCTAGTGTTGAGTAGGAAGTTAAGAGTGGCAGTTGCCAATTCAAAATGAGAAGGGATGTTGGAGGCTTGATTTTCTAGCATTAAACGGACTTGATATAAGTATCTAGTTATAGATGAGACCACCTTGTTGAGTTCTGCAAATTATATGTTTGTCTCTGGATTCAAGTTCCCAAGCTCGAGGGAGTTTTTGCAACAATGGAACATGGTAGCAACACAATAGACATGTGACAGACATGTTcctggttttctttttttttaacaaaattctGAGCTCCTTTTGTATGTTGTTATCACGTCTATAAATTTCTCAAGTGAGAGCGACTcctcacaaccttttcttttcaCTCCAATTACTGTAATTAAATTCTTCACCAGTAAATCTGGACttgcaggtttttttttttttcattcaaaaccAGAAAATTAATAAGGCCTGGGTGTTTTTCGTTCTTTGGATTTCTCATTTCTCTTCGACATCCGAGTATCAGTCATTATTTTCCTGAAGGGGGAAAAAAGAGAGAATCTGCCATATCTCAGCGCTAAAACAGAAAAATAATCATCACAGCTGTGGATCCAAGTAGAGTTTTTGGGGAAAACGAACTCAGAATCAACATATATCACAAATAATTCGAAATTTGTtcattgaatgaaaaaaatagatAGACTTGAAAGAGGCCAACCCTttgttcttttggcatttttccACCCTTATCCATAGATAAATACACAAAtcactttagttttttttttttttttgtggctTACCTTAAATCTTTTGATAAGCCTCTCAAACTTGTAATTCCAGCCTgtctttctttcctttccttgAACTTTCTCTATCAAAATTCCAAAAAACCAGTCTGTTGTCTTTCCTTTCTCATGAAACTTCCTAAGCTTCACCAACACAAAACATGCTCTGCACTTTGATTTGCGGTTACCCTTTTCACAGTTCAACAACCATGAAGGTGATGCAGAGATTTTCACTGAAAGCAAAGTGTTGTTTTAAGCTATAGTCCTCAAGAGACATTCATGGACTCCAACTCAGATTTCGATGATGTCTTCGGTGGTCCACCAAGGAGGTCATCAGTTCAAGAGACACGATACAGTTTTTGTGAAAACATGGAATCATCATCTGGTTTTAGGACAAGTGATGAAACAGTGGTGGCACCAAGGGATTCATGGTCTGGTTTAAGCGAAAAGCCGGTGTTTGGTGAAGAAGGGATGATGGTGAATCGAAGAAGATACTCCAAAAACGACTTCTTTGGTGATATTTTTGGAGGGAGTCAATCTTTGACTTCTTCTCCAAGAAAGTATGAGATGAAGGACCCTTTTGCACCTGTTTCACAGTTATTGAGTCCTTGTAGGCCTTTGCCACCAAAGGCTGAACCTTTTGCCACTTCAGCTCCTTCTCAATTCAGGTTCTGATTTCACTTTTTTGGCCTTCATGTTGTTGTAttcaagccttttttttttcttagtttcttAGCTATATATCCAGTATTTCATGTTTTCTGTTGCATCTACAAATTCCAACACTTGTTCCATgttttaagaaagaaaaaaaaaacagtaaacTTGTCTTCTAACAGTGTTTAAGTGGTGCAAATTTGGTGTTTCATGTTGTTGCTAAACTGTTGTACTTAATGTCCTTTAGTTACTCATCATGTGTTATTTATTGATAAAACCACTGAAATCTCTGAGTTTATAAagattgttaagtttatttgtatacatTTTCTATGTTGCTCAGACTCTTTATGCTCTTGAAGTACTGTTTGACACATATTTTCAGATACTCATACCTGAGTCCAAGTAACATGGAACATTTTTATTGAGCGAATAACTTACTTTTCCCACCTTTTAACTTCCCAGCCTTCCTGCTAAATTGAACAAAGGAACGGACCTCGGCGATCCCGTATCTAAAAGCAAGGAATGGTCTTTGAATGGTTCAAGTAACTATGCATATTCTCCTATGTCAAGATTCTCAGGCCAAGCAAATC
This window encodes:
- the LOC107917391 gene encoding uncharacterized protein — its product is MSHFSIRGHSDMLMILEARGKPILTMMETIRIKIMLLIVKKKEEADKWNGMLCPKIKKKVDVNIKDSLKCVPSHAGGDKYQVECGLDSQHVVDLVENSCSYKNWDLTGIPCMHALAVIHLKEEFPETYVQIWYTKQTQLQIYSNFVSLVRGPKQWASLSNMPPILPPPLRRPSGRPTKVRREEPDEPQTTERLSKRGVEIRCGKCKRVGHNKRSCKGEVGQNILVKRHKVGVLTQQQATPNQQEGTPTQQAALTQLPTAPTHQQAALRQKLPFKRKPTTVR
- the LOC107918041 gene encoding probable protein phosphatase 2C 55 isoform X2, yielding MPSTYFWRLRSAVQNGIQRTECGSQDSIEVLIGTGKLGFGNYRFFHSLRFSRLVDLRGLLQPGTVLAARSDSHVANRRRNISVVGAVSRTISVPSVSGPAFQVCGYHIDSVLADSSQISSVSKLQSKPMAASGSRVVIGGYLVDTSKLKHEHLSSSKSSTNIFYSNKSLNSCIQARMSLKNPEKPNNSPIYGYFMYSVGKRWCNFDSLLGSGSSAFHSSLHCLSAGTLPDVSFDNSRSEEQGNNSSVSSEEKISAGKTLKLLSGSCYLPHPDKEDTGGEDAHFICADEQAVGVADGVGGWADLGVDAGLYSRELMSNSVSAIREEPKGSIDPARVLEKAHSSTKAKGSSTACIIALTDQGLHAINLGDSGFMVVRDGCTIFRSPVQQHDFNFTYQLESGSNGDLPSSGQVFAVPVAPGDVIIAGTDGLFDNLYNNEITAVVVHAVRAGLGPQVTAQKIAALARQRAQDRDRQTPFSTAAQDAGFRYYGGKLDDITVVVSYITSSEEENKSR
- the LOC107918041 gene encoding probable protein phosphatase 2C 55 isoform X1; the protein is MPSTYFWRLRSAVQNGIQRTECGSQDSIEVLIGTGKLGFGNYRFFHSLRFSRLVDLRGLLQPGTVLAARSDSHVANRRRNISVVGAVSRTISVPSVSGPAFQVCGYHIDSVLADSSQISSVSKLQSKPMAASGSRVVIGGYLVDTSKLKHEHLSSSKSSTNIFYSNKSLNSCIQARMSLKNPEKPNNSPIYGYFMYSVGKRWCNFDSLLGSGSSAFHSSLHCLSAGTLPDVSFDNSRSEEQGNNSSVSSEEKISAGKTLKLLSGSCYLPHPDKEDTGGEDAHFICADEQAVGVADGVGGWADLGVDAGLYSRELMSNSVSAIREEPKGSIDPARVLEKAHSSTKAKGSSTACIIALTDQGLHAINLGDSGFMVVRDGCTIFRSPVQQHDFNFTYQLESGSNGDLPSSGQVFAVPVAPGDVIIAGTDGLFDNLYNNEITAVVVHAVRAGLGPQVTAQKIAALARQRAQDRDRQTPFSTAAQDAGFRYYGGKLDDITVVVSYITSSEELMQENKSR